In one window of Meleagris gallopavo isolate NT-WF06-2002-E0010 breed Aviagen turkey brand Nicholas breeding stock chromosome 4, Turkey_5.1, whole genome shotgun sequence DNA:
- the LOC109363685 gene encoding toll-like receptor 2 type-2 → MRTWKVWMIYIALAAHLPEEQALRQACLSCDATQSCNCSSMGLDFIPSGLTGKITALNLAHNRIKLIRAHDLQQAVNLRALLLQSNQISSIDEDSFASQGKLELLDLSNNSLARLSPAWFGPLFSLQHLRIQGNSYSDLGESSPFSSLRNLNSLHLGNPQFSVIRQGNFEGITFLSTLKIDGGNLSQYEPGSLKSIRKINHMIISVRRIDVFSAVIRDLLHSAIWLDVRKLAFSAPEKIQFLRIMSSSFTKKISLKQCLFTDATVPGIVSILEGMPKLMEVEMKDCTLLGTGLWYTQIHAKQSQSLRVLTIKNLSIEKFYLFTDLQSVLDLLSLFRKVTVENTKVFLVPCKLSQQLLSLEYLDLSANLLGDQSLEHSACQGAWPSLQTLNLSQNSLSDLKMTGKSLFHLRKLNLLDISENNFGEIPDVCEWPENLKYLNLSSTQIPKLTRCIPSTLEVLDVSANNLQDFGLELPLLKELYLTKNHLKTLPEAAAIPNLVAMSISRNNLNSFSKKEFASFKQMELLDASANNFICSCEFLSFIQHEAGITQVLVGWPESYICDSPLAVRGAQVGSVSLSLMECHRSFLVSLICILMFLFILVLVVIGYKYHAVWYMRMTWAWLQAKRKPKRAPTKDICYDAFVSYSENDSNWVENIMVQQLEQACPPFRLCLHKRDFVPGKWIVDNIIDSIEKSHKTLFVLSEHFVQSEWCKYELDFSHFRLFDENNDAAILILLEPIQSQAIPKRFCKLRKIMNTKTYLEWPPDEEQQQMFWENLKAALKS, encoded by the coding sequence ATGCGCACTTGGAAAGTGTGGATGATCTACATAGCCTTGGCTGCACACCTCCCTGAAGAACAAGCCCTGAGACAGGCCTGTCTTTCATGTGATGCCACTCAGTCTTGCAACTGCTCTTCCATGGGTTTGGACTTCATTCCCTCGGGGCTCACGGGCAAAATTACGGCGTTAAACCTGGCCCACAACAGGATAAAACTGATCCGGGCACATGAtctgcagcaggctgtgaaCCTgagagccctgctgctgcagtccaACCAAATCAGCTCCATAGACGAGGACTCGTTTGCCTCCCAGGGGAAACTGGAGCTCTTGGACCTGTCAAATAACAGCCTGGCTCGCTTGTCCCCGGCGTGGTTTGGGCCCCTTTTTTCGCTCCAGCACCTCCGCATTCAAGGCAATTCCTACAGCGACCTGGGAGAAAGTTCCCCCTTTTCCAGCCTGAGAAACTTGAACTCCCTCCACCTGGGCAATCCACAGTTCTCCGTCATCAGGCAAGGAAACTTTGAGGGCATTACATTTCTCAGCACGCTGAAGATCGACGGAGGCAATCTCAGTCAGTATGAACCTGGAAGTCTGAAATCGATTAGGAAGATAAATCACATGATCATAAGCGTAAGAAGGATTGATGTATTCTCAGCAGTCATCAGGGACCTTCTGCACTCTGCCATTTGGTTAGATGTAAGAAAACTAGCATTCAGTGCTcctgaaaaaatacaatttttgaGAATTATGTCTTCctctttcacaaagaaaatatctttaaaacaGTGCTTATTTACAGATGCTACTGTACCTGGAATTGTCAGCATTTTAGAAGGCATGCCAAAATTAATGGAAGTGGAAATGAAAGACTGTACACTCTTGGGCACTGGACTGTGGTATACACAAATTCATGCAAAGCAGTCACAATCTCTGAGGGTTCTGACAATAAAAAATTTATCTATAgaaaaattttatttgtttacagATCTTCAGTCGGTACTAGATCTACTATCTCTTTTTAGGAAAGTCACAGTTGAAAATACCAAGGTGTTTCTGGTACCATGCAAACTTTCACAACAACTTCTCTCATTGGAGTATCTTGACCTTAGTGCAAATTTACTTGGAGATCAGAGTTTGGAGCATTCAGCCTGTCAGGGTGCATGGCCATCATTACAAACTCTAAATCTAAGTCAGAACTCACTGAGTGACTTAAAAATGACAGGTAAAAGCTTGTTTCATCTAAGAAAGCTAAATCTTTTAGAcatcagtgaaaataattttggtgAGATTCCAGATGTGTGTGAATGGCCTGAAAACCTGAAATACCTGAATCTCTCCAGCACTCAAATTCCCAAATTAACACGTTGCATTCCCTCAACTCTTGAAGTGCTGGACGTTAGTGCTAACAACCTGCAGGATTTTGGTCTGGAACTGCCACTTCTCAAGGAGCTGTACCTGACAAAAAACCATCTGAAGACCTTGCCCGAAGCTGCAGCCATTCCTAACTTAGTGGCCATGTCGATCAGCAGAAACAATCTCAACAGCTTCTCCAAGAAAGAGTTTGCGTCCTTCAAGCaaatggagctgctggatgctAGCGCCAATAACTTTATTTGCTCCTGCGAATTCCTCTCCTTCATTCAGCATGAGGCAGGGATAACCCAGGTGCTTGTGGGGTGGCCAGAAAGCTACATCTGCGACTCTCCGCTGGCGGTGCGAGGGGCACAGGTTGGGAGCGTGAGTCTGTCGCTGATGGAGTGCCACCGGTCCTTCCTAGTGTCTTTGATCTGCATTCTGATGTTCCTGTTCATCCTCGTCCTGGTGGTCATTGGGTACAAGTACCATGCGGTCTGGTACATGAGAATGACCTGGGCATGGCTCCAAGCCAAGCGGAAGCCCAAGCGAGCCCCCACGAAAGACATCTGCTACGACGCTTTTGTCTCCTACAGTGAGAACGACTCCAACTGGGTGGAAAACATCAtggtgcagcagctggagcaggcgTGTCCACCCTTTAGGCTATGCCTCCATAAGCGGGACTTTGTGCCCGGGAAGTGGATTGTGGACAACATCATCGACTCCATTGAGAAGAGCCACAAGACGCTCTTTGTGCTATCAGAGCACTTTGTGCAGAGCGAGTGGTGCAAGTACGAGCTGGATTTCTCGCACTTTCGCCTCTTTGACGAGAACAACGATGCAGCGATCCTCATCCTGCTGGAGCCCATTCAGAGCCAGGCGATCCCCAAGAGGTTCTGCAAACTGCGGAAGATAATGAACACCAAGACCTACCTGGAGTGGCCTCCTGATGAAGAGCAACAGCAGATGTTTTGGGAGAACTTGAAAGCAGCTCTAAAATCCTAG